One region of Vitis vinifera cultivar Pinot Noir 40024 chromosome 1, ASM3070453v1 genomic DNA includes:
- the LOC100260828 gene encoding calmodulin-binding transcription activator 4 isoform X7: MSGFDFNDLLKEAQIRWLKPAEVLFILQNYEKHQLTQEPPQKPTSGSLFLFNKRVLRFFRKDGHSWRKKKDGRTVGEAHERLKVGTVETINCYYAHGEQNPSFQRRSYWMLDPAYEHIVLVHYREISEGRHSPGSNSLLSSGSTQTQSPSSYNSQIPGSTSAVSELYDSPQNVCSPGSVEVSSEVVMKSNVREHLDRINGIGDFGNSSELEVSQALRRLEEQLSLNDDSLEAIDAFQSQNENMNGLETLEYERKMSKQDQHAVLLSGPEYTVHDQHYTGYAGCSTDDLMLPQDAGDNREHYHHQSTVEGRDTLSWEEIMEFCKSSSGVDSKEKHKSYGNERPLSSSGRGAAEKQQNSHWLNVDGTNSESSSILLPSEVENLNFPEYKTNTHAVNSDYYRMLFDEGQIEVPLESGPSLTLAQKQRFTICEISPEWGFSSETTKVIIAGSFLCHPSECAWTCMFGDIEVPVQIIQEGVICCQAPPHPPGKVTLCITSGNRESCSEVREFEYHAKTSSCTHCNLSQTEATKSPEELLLLARFVQMLLFDPLMHRRDGIESGIDLLIKSKADEDSWDCIIEALLFGSGTSSSTVDWLLQELLKDKLHQWLSSRSREGCESFGCSLSKKEQGMIHMIAGLGFEWALNPILNTGVSINFRDINGWTALHWAARFGREKMVAALIASGASAGAVTDPSPQDPTGKTAASIASTSGHKGLAGYLSEVAVTSHLSSLTLEESELSKGSAEVEAEITVNNISKGGLAASEDQIPLKDALAAVRNTTQAAARIQAAFRAHSFRQKQQREADAPYVDEYGISSDDIQELSAMSKLAFRNSAALSIQKKYRGWKGRKDFLTLRQKVVKIQAHVRGYHVRKNYKVICWAVGILDKVILRWRRRGAGLRGFRPESEPIDENEDEDIRKAFRRQKVDGAINEAVSRVLSMVESPEAREQYHRVLERFHQAKQSHFRHDSAFEAD, encoded by the exons ATGTCTG GCTTTGATTTTAACGATCTTTTAAAAGAAGCTCAAATCCGTTGGCTAAAGCCTGCTGAAGTGCTCTTTATTTTACAGAATTATGAGAAGCATCAGCTTACTCAAGAGCCTCCTCAGAAACCAACTA GTGGTTCTCTGTTTCTTTTTAATAAGAGAGTCCTTCGTTTTTTCCGTAAAGATGGTCATAGTTGGCGTAAGAAGAAGGATGGGAGGACTGTTGGGGAAGCACATGAGCGTCTCAAG GTTGGAACTGTTGAAACTATAAATTGTTATTATGCACATGGAGAACAGAATCCCAGTTTTCAAAGGCGTAGCTATTGGATGCTGGATCC gGCATATGAGCACATTGTTCTAGTTCATTATAGAGAGATAAGTGAG GGAAGGCACAGTCCTGGATCCAATTCACTGTTGTCATCAGGATCCACTCAAACTCAGAGTCCCAGCTCTTATAATTCTCAAATTCCAGGCTCTACGTCTGCAGTTAGTGAATTATATGATTCACCCCAAAATGTTTGCAGTCCAGGGTCTGTAGAAGTTAGTTCTGAGGTAGTAATGAAGAGTAATGTCAGAGAACACTTGGACCGGATAAATGGCATAGGAGATTTTGGTAATTCATCTGAGCTTGAGGTTAGTCAAGCATTGCGAAGGCTTGAGGAGCAGTTAAGTTTGAATGATGACAGCTTGGAAGCAATTGATGCATTTCAGAGTCAGAATGAGAATATGAATGGCTTGGAAACTCTAGAATATGAAAGGAAGATGTCTAAACAGGATCAGCATGCAGTTTTACTTAGTGGACCAGAATATACTGTACATGATCAACATTACACTGGATATGCTGGTTGTAGTACAGATGATCTTATGCTGCCACAAGATGCAG GTGACAACAGGGAACATTATCATCATCAATCTACAGTTGAAGGGAGAGACACCTTATCATGGGAAGAGATAATGGAGTTCTGCAAGAGTTCATCCGGTGTGGACTCAAAAGAGAAACACAAATCTTATGGAAAT GAAAGACCACTTTCTTCTTCAGGGAGGGGAGCAGCTGAGAAGCAGCAAAACTCTCATTGGCTAAATGTTGATGGGACTAATTCTGAAAGTT CTTCTATATTGTTACCTTCAGAAGTTGAAAATTTGAACTTTCCTGAATATAAGACAAATACTCATGCTGTCAACTCAGACTACTACAGAATGTTGTTTGACGAAGGTCAGATTGAAGTGCCTCTAGAATCAGGTCCAAGTTTGACTCTTGCACAAAAACAGCGATTTACGATCTGTGAAATATCACCAGAATGGGGTTTTTCCAGTGAGACTACAAAG GTAATCATTGCAGGGTCTTTTCTCTGTCATCCATCAGAGTGTGCATGGACTTGTATGTTTGGTGACATTGAAGTTCCTGTTCAGATCATTCAGGAAGGTGTCATCTGTTGCCAGGCTCCTCCTCACCCTCCTGGAAAGGTCACTCTCTGCATTACTTCTGGAAATCGAGAGTCCTGCAGTGAGGTTAGAGAGTTTGAGTACCATGCTAAGACAAGTAGTTGTACTCACTGTAATTTATCCCAAACAGAAGCAACTAAGAGTCCAGAAGAACTGTTGTTACTTGCCAGATTTGTGCAGATGCTTCTGTTTGATCCATTGATGCACAGAAGAGATGGTATTGAATCTGGAATTGATCTATTGATAAAATCAAAAGCTGATGAAGATTCATGGGATTGTATTATAGAGGCACTTTTATTTGGCAGTGGGACTTCATCTAGTACTGTGGATTGGCTTCTGCAAGAGCTTCTGAAAGACAAGTTGCATCAGTGGCTTTCTTCCCGATCCCGGGAAGGATGCGAGTCATTTGGATGTTCCTTGTCCAAAAAAGAGCAAGGGATGATACACATGATTGCTGGGTTAGGCTTTGAGTGGGCCTTAAACCCAATTCTTAACACTGGAGTCAGCATAAATTTCCGTGACATTAATGGGTGGACTGCCCTTCATTGGGCAGCACGTTTTGGAAG GGAAAAAATGGTTGCTGCACTTATAGCTTCCGGTGCATCAGCTGGGGCAGTGACAGATCCCAGTCCACAAGATCCCACTGGTAAAACTGCAGCATCCATTGCTTCCACAAGCGGGCATAAGGGACTTGCTGGTTATCTTTCTGAGGTGGCAGTAACTAGTCATCTGTCATCCCTCACTCTGGAAGAAAGTGAGCTTTCAAAAGGGTCTGCTGAGGTGGAAGCAGAAATTACTGTAAATAATATCTCAAAAGGGGGCCTTGCTGCTAGTGAGGATCAGATTCCGCTTAAAGATGCCTTGGCTGCAGTTCGGAATACAACTCAGGCAGCTGCACGCATACAAGCTGCTTTCCGCGCACATTCTTTCAGGCAGAAGCAGCAGAGAGAAGCTGATGCTCCTTATGTAGATGAGTATGGTATCAGTTCAGATGACATTCAGGAACTTTCAGCAATGTCAAAGCTGGCCTTTCGCAATTCAGCTGCTTTATCTATCCAGAAAAAATATCGAGGTTGGAAAGGTCGTAAGGATTTCCTAACACTACGTCAGAAAGTTGTAAAGATACAG GCTCATGTGAGAGGATATCACGTTAGGAAGAATTACAAGGTGATCTGTTGGGCTGTTGGCATTCTAGACAAGGTTATACTGCGGTGGCGCCGAAGAGGAGCTGGTTTGCGAGGTTTTCGGCCTGAATCAGAGCCCATTGATGAAAATGAGGATGAAGACATTCGTAAGGCGTTCCGCAGGCAGAAAGTGGATGGAGCCATTAATGAGGCTGTATCAAGGGTGCTGTCCATGGTGGAGTCTCCCGAAGCACGTGAACAATATCACCGCGTGCTTGAAAGATTCCATCAAGCTAAG CAATCACATTTCAGACATGATTCAGCATTTGAGGCGGATTAG
- the LOC100260828 gene encoding calmodulin-binding transcription activator 4 isoform X4: protein MKKENLYCPEIYFLFSSQDFYLCFLKGKDVVEEIILNKGFDFNDLLKEAQIRWLKPAEVLFILQNYEKHQLTQEPPQKPTSGSLFLFNKRVLRFFRKDGHSWRKKKDGRTVGEAHERLKVGTVETINCYYAHGEQNPSFQRRSYWMLDPAYEHIVLVHYREISEGRHSPGSNSLLSSGSTQTQSPSSYNSQIPGSTSAVSELYDSPQNVCSPGSVEVSSEVVMKSNVREHLDRINGIGDFGNSSELEVSQALRRLEEQLSLNDDSLEAIDAFQSQNENMNGLETLEYERKMSKQDQHAVLLSGPEYTVHDQHYTGYAGCSTDDLMLPQDAGDNREHYHHQSTVEGRDTLSWEEIMEFCKSSSGVDSKEKHKSYGNERPLSSSGRGAAEKQQNSHWLNVDGTNSESSSILLPSEVENLNFPEYKTNTHAVNSDYYRMLFDEGQIEVPLESGPSLTLAQKQRFTICEISPEWGFSSETTKVIIAGSFLCHPSECAWTCMFGDIEVPVQIIQEGVICCQAPPHPPGKVTLCITSGNRESCSEVREFEYHAKTSSCTHCNLSQTEATKSPEELLLLARFVQMLLFDPLMHRRDGIESGIDLLIKSKADEDSWDCIIEALLFGSGTSSSTVDWLLQELLKDKLHQWLSSRSREGCESFGCSLSKKEQGMIHMIAGLGFEWALNPILNTGVSINFRDINGWTALHWAARFGREKMVAALIASGASAGAVTDPSPQDPTGKTAASIASTSGHKGLAGYLSEVAVTSHLSSLTLEESELSKGSAEVEAEITVNNISKGGLAASEDQIPLKDALAAVRNTTQAAARIQAAFRAHSFRQKQQREADAPYVDEYGISSDDIQELSAMSKLAFRNSAALSIQKKYRGWKGRKDFLTLRQKVVKIQAHVRGYHVRKNYKVICWAVGILDKVILRWRRRGAGLRGFRPESEPIDENEDEDIRKAFRRQKVDGAINEAVSRVLSMVESPEAREQYHRVLERFHQAKLIVQFMTAFY, encoded by the exons atgaaaaaggaaaatctttACTGTCCggagatatattttttattttcttcgcAGGATTTTTATCTGTGTTTTCTTAAAGGGAAGGATGTGGTtgaagaaattattttgaataaag GCTTTGATTTTAACGATCTTTTAAAAGAAGCTCAAATCCGTTGGCTAAAGCCTGCTGAAGTGCTCTTTATTTTACAGAATTATGAGAAGCATCAGCTTACTCAAGAGCCTCCTCAGAAACCAACTA GTGGTTCTCTGTTTCTTTTTAATAAGAGAGTCCTTCGTTTTTTCCGTAAAGATGGTCATAGTTGGCGTAAGAAGAAGGATGGGAGGACTGTTGGGGAAGCACATGAGCGTCTCAAG GTTGGAACTGTTGAAACTATAAATTGTTATTATGCACATGGAGAACAGAATCCCAGTTTTCAAAGGCGTAGCTATTGGATGCTGGATCC gGCATATGAGCACATTGTTCTAGTTCATTATAGAGAGATAAGTGAG GGAAGGCACAGTCCTGGATCCAATTCACTGTTGTCATCAGGATCCACTCAAACTCAGAGTCCCAGCTCTTATAATTCTCAAATTCCAGGCTCTACGTCTGCAGTTAGTGAATTATATGATTCACCCCAAAATGTTTGCAGTCCAGGGTCTGTAGAAGTTAGTTCTGAGGTAGTAATGAAGAGTAATGTCAGAGAACACTTGGACCGGATAAATGGCATAGGAGATTTTGGTAATTCATCTGAGCTTGAGGTTAGTCAAGCATTGCGAAGGCTTGAGGAGCAGTTAAGTTTGAATGATGACAGCTTGGAAGCAATTGATGCATTTCAGAGTCAGAATGAGAATATGAATGGCTTGGAAACTCTAGAATATGAAAGGAAGATGTCTAAACAGGATCAGCATGCAGTTTTACTTAGTGGACCAGAATATACTGTACATGATCAACATTACACTGGATATGCTGGTTGTAGTACAGATGATCTTATGCTGCCACAAGATGCAG GTGACAACAGGGAACATTATCATCATCAATCTACAGTTGAAGGGAGAGACACCTTATCATGGGAAGAGATAATGGAGTTCTGCAAGAGTTCATCCGGTGTGGACTCAAAAGAGAAACACAAATCTTATGGAAAT GAAAGACCACTTTCTTCTTCAGGGAGGGGAGCAGCTGAGAAGCAGCAAAACTCTCATTGGCTAAATGTTGATGGGACTAATTCTGAAAGTT CTTCTATATTGTTACCTTCAGAAGTTGAAAATTTGAACTTTCCTGAATATAAGACAAATACTCATGCTGTCAACTCAGACTACTACAGAATGTTGTTTGACGAAGGTCAGATTGAAGTGCCTCTAGAATCAGGTCCAAGTTTGACTCTTGCACAAAAACAGCGATTTACGATCTGTGAAATATCACCAGAATGGGGTTTTTCCAGTGAGACTACAAAG GTAATCATTGCAGGGTCTTTTCTCTGTCATCCATCAGAGTGTGCATGGACTTGTATGTTTGGTGACATTGAAGTTCCTGTTCAGATCATTCAGGAAGGTGTCATCTGTTGCCAGGCTCCTCCTCACCCTCCTGGAAAGGTCACTCTCTGCATTACTTCTGGAAATCGAGAGTCCTGCAGTGAGGTTAGAGAGTTTGAGTACCATGCTAAGACAAGTAGTTGTACTCACTGTAATTTATCCCAAACAGAAGCAACTAAGAGTCCAGAAGAACTGTTGTTACTTGCCAGATTTGTGCAGATGCTTCTGTTTGATCCATTGATGCACAGAAGAGATGGTATTGAATCTGGAATTGATCTATTGATAAAATCAAAAGCTGATGAAGATTCATGGGATTGTATTATAGAGGCACTTTTATTTGGCAGTGGGACTTCATCTAGTACTGTGGATTGGCTTCTGCAAGAGCTTCTGAAAGACAAGTTGCATCAGTGGCTTTCTTCCCGATCCCGGGAAGGATGCGAGTCATTTGGATGTTCCTTGTCCAAAAAAGAGCAAGGGATGATACACATGATTGCTGGGTTAGGCTTTGAGTGGGCCTTAAACCCAATTCTTAACACTGGAGTCAGCATAAATTTCCGTGACATTAATGGGTGGACTGCCCTTCATTGGGCAGCACGTTTTGGAAG GGAAAAAATGGTTGCTGCACTTATAGCTTCCGGTGCATCAGCTGGGGCAGTGACAGATCCCAGTCCACAAGATCCCACTGGTAAAACTGCAGCATCCATTGCTTCCACAAGCGGGCATAAGGGACTTGCTGGTTATCTTTCTGAGGTGGCAGTAACTAGTCATCTGTCATCCCTCACTCTGGAAGAAAGTGAGCTTTCAAAAGGGTCTGCTGAGGTGGAAGCAGAAATTACTGTAAATAATATCTCAAAAGGGGGCCTTGCTGCTAGTGAGGATCAGATTCCGCTTAAAGATGCCTTGGCTGCAGTTCGGAATACAACTCAGGCAGCTGCACGCATACAAGCTGCTTTCCGCGCACATTCTTTCAGGCAGAAGCAGCAGAGAGAAGCTGATGCTCCTTATGTAGATGAGTATGGTATCAGTTCAGATGACATTCAGGAACTTTCAGCAATGTCAAAGCTGGCCTTTCGCAATTCAGCTGCTTTATCTATCCAGAAAAAATATCGAGGTTGGAAAGGTCGTAAGGATTTCCTAACACTACGTCAGAAAGTTGTAAAGATACAG GCTCATGTGAGAGGATATCACGTTAGGAAGAATTACAAGGTGATCTGTTGGGCTGTTGGCATTCTAGACAAGGTTATACTGCGGTGGCGCCGAAGAGGAGCTGGTTTGCGAGGTTTTCGGCCTGAATCAGAGCCCATTGATGAAAATGAGGATGAAGACATTCGTAAGGCGTTCCGCAGGCAGAAAGTGGATGGAGCCATTAATGAGGCTGTATCAAGGGTGCTGTCCATGGTGGAGTCTCCCGAAGCACGTGAACAATATCACCGCGTGCTTGAAAGATTCCATCAAGCTAAG CTGATTGTGCAGTTCATGACAGCTTTCTATTGA
- the LOC100260828 gene encoding calmodulin-binding transcription activator 4 isoform X3: MKKENLYCPEIYFLFSSQDFYLCFLKGKDVVEEIILNKGFDFNDLLKEAQIRWLKPAEVLFILQNYEKHQLTQEPPQKPTSGSLFLFNKRVLRFFRKDGHSWRKKKDGRTVGEAHERLKVGTVETINCYYAHGEQNPSFQRRSYWMLDPAYEHIVLVHYREISEGRHSPGSNSLLSSGSTQTQSPSSYNSQIPGSTSAVSELYDSPQNVCSPGSVEVSSEVVMKSNVREHLDRINGIGDFGNSSELEVSQALRRLEEQLSLNDDSLEAIDAFQSQNENMNGLETLEYERKMSKQDQHAVLLSGPEYTVHDQHYTGYAGCSTDDLMLPQDAGDNREHYHHQSTVEGRDTLSWEEIMEFCKSSSGVDSKEKHKSYGNERPLSSSGRGAAEKQQNSHWLNVDGTNSESSSILLPSEVENLNFPEYKTNTHAVNSDYYRMLFDEGQIEVPLESGPSLTLAQKQRFTICEISPEWGFSSETTKVIIAGSFLCHPSECAWTCMFGDIEVPVQIIQEGVICCQAPPHPPGKVTLCITSGNRESCSEVREFEYHAKTSSCTHCNLSQTEATKSPEELLLLARFVQMLLFDPLMHRRDGIESGIDLLIKSKADEDSWDCIIEALLFGSGTSSSTVDWLLQELLKDKLHQWLSSRSREGCESFGCSLSKKEQGMIHMIAGLGFEWALNPILNTGVSINFRDINGWTALHWAARFGREKMVAALIASGASAGAVTDPSPQDPTGKTAASIASTSGHKGLAGYLSEVAVTSHLSSLTLEESELSKGSAEVEAEITVNNISKGGLAASEDQIPLKDALAAVRNTTQAAARIQAAFRAHSFRQKQQREADAPYVDEYGISSDDIQELSAMSKLAFRNSAALSIQKKYRGWKGRKDFLTLRQKVVKIQAHVRGYHVRKNYKVICWAVGILDKVILRWRRRGAGLRGFRPESEPIDENEDEDIRKAFRRQKVDGAINEAVSRVLSMVESPEAREQYHRVLERFHQAKQSHFRHDSAFEAD, encoded by the exons atgaaaaaggaaaatctttACTGTCCggagatatattttttattttcttcgcAGGATTTTTATCTGTGTTTTCTTAAAGGGAAGGATGTGGTtgaagaaattattttgaataaag GCTTTGATTTTAACGATCTTTTAAAAGAAGCTCAAATCCGTTGGCTAAAGCCTGCTGAAGTGCTCTTTATTTTACAGAATTATGAGAAGCATCAGCTTACTCAAGAGCCTCCTCAGAAACCAACTA GTGGTTCTCTGTTTCTTTTTAATAAGAGAGTCCTTCGTTTTTTCCGTAAAGATGGTCATAGTTGGCGTAAGAAGAAGGATGGGAGGACTGTTGGGGAAGCACATGAGCGTCTCAAG GTTGGAACTGTTGAAACTATAAATTGTTATTATGCACATGGAGAACAGAATCCCAGTTTTCAAAGGCGTAGCTATTGGATGCTGGATCC gGCATATGAGCACATTGTTCTAGTTCATTATAGAGAGATAAGTGAG GGAAGGCACAGTCCTGGATCCAATTCACTGTTGTCATCAGGATCCACTCAAACTCAGAGTCCCAGCTCTTATAATTCTCAAATTCCAGGCTCTACGTCTGCAGTTAGTGAATTATATGATTCACCCCAAAATGTTTGCAGTCCAGGGTCTGTAGAAGTTAGTTCTGAGGTAGTAATGAAGAGTAATGTCAGAGAACACTTGGACCGGATAAATGGCATAGGAGATTTTGGTAATTCATCTGAGCTTGAGGTTAGTCAAGCATTGCGAAGGCTTGAGGAGCAGTTAAGTTTGAATGATGACAGCTTGGAAGCAATTGATGCATTTCAGAGTCAGAATGAGAATATGAATGGCTTGGAAACTCTAGAATATGAAAGGAAGATGTCTAAACAGGATCAGCATGCAGTTTTACTTAGTGGACCAGAATATACTGTACATGATCAACATTACACTGGATATGCTGGTTGTAGTACAGATGATCTTATGCTGCCACAAGATGCAG GTGACAACAGGGAACATTATCATCATCAATCTACAGTTGAAGGGAGAGACACCTTATCATGGGAAGAGATAATGGAGTTCTGCAAGAGTTCATCCGGTGTGGACTCAAAAGAGAAACACAAATCTTATGGAAAT GAAAGACCACTTTCTTCTTCAGGGAGGGGAGCAGCTGAGAAGCAGCAAAACTCTCATTGGCTAAATGTTGATGGGACTAATTCTGAAAGTT CTTCTATATTGTTACCTTCAGAAGTTGAAAATTTGAACTTTCCTGAATATAAGACAAATACTCATGCTGTCAACTCAGACTACTACAGAATGTTGTTTGACGAAGGTCAGATTGAAGTGCCTCTAGAATCAGGTCCAAGTTTGACTCTTGCACAAAAACAGCGATTTACGATCTGTGAAATATCACCAGAATGGGGTTTTTCCAGTGAGACTACAAAG GTAATCATTGCAGGGTCTTTTCTCTGTCATCCATCAGAGTGTGCATGGACTTGTATGTTTGGTGACATTGAAGTTCCTGTTCAGATCATTCAGGAAGGTGTCATCTGTTGCCAGGCTCCTCCTCACCCTCCTGGAAAGGTCACTCTCTGCATTACTTCTGGAAATCGAGAGTCCTGCAGTGAGGTTAGAGAGTTTGAGTACCATGCTAAGACAAGTAGTTGTACTCACTGTAATTTATCCCAAACAGAAGCAACTAAGAGTCCAGAAGAACTGTTGTTACTTGCCAGATTTGTGCAGATGCTTCTGTTTGATCCATTGATGCACAGAAGAGATGGTATTGAATCTGGAATTGATCTATTGATAAAATCAAAAGCTGATGAAGATTCATGGGATTGTATTATAGAGGCACTTTTATTTGGCAGTGGGACTTCATCTAGTACTGTGGATTGGCTTCTGCAAGAGCTTCTGAAAGACAAGTTGCATCAGTGGCTTTCTTCCCGATCCCGGGAAGGATGCGAGTCATTTGGATGTTCCTTGTCCAAAAAAGAGCAAGGGATGATACACATGATTGCTGGGTTAGGCTTTGAGTGGGCCTTAAACCCAATTCTTAACACTGGAGTCAGCATAAATTTCCGTGACATTAATGGGTGGACTGCCCTTCATTGGGCAGCACGTTTTGGAAG GGAAAAAATGGTTGCTGCACTTATAGCTTCCGGTGCATCAGCTGGGGCAGTGACAGATCCCAGTCCACAAGATCCCACTGGTAAAACTGCAGCATCCATTGCTTCCACAAGCGGGCATAAGGGACTTGCTGGTTATCTTTCTGAGGTGGCAGTAACTAGTCATCTGTCATCCCTCACTCTGGAAGAAAGTGAGCTTTCAAAAGGGTCTGCTGAGGTGGAAGCAGAAATTACTGTAAATAATATCTCAAAAGGGGGCCTTGCTGCTAGTGAGGATCAGATTCCGCTTAAAGATGCCTTGGCTGCAGTTCGGAATACAACTCAGGCAGCTGCACGCATACAAGCTGCTTTCCGCGCACATTCTTTCAGGCAGAAGCAGCAGAGAGAAGCTGATGCTCCTTATGTAGATGAGTATGGTATCAGTTCAGATGACATTCAGGAACTTTCAGCAATGTCAAAGCTGGCCTTTCGCAATTCAGCTGCTTTATCTATCCAGAAAAAATATCGAGGTTGGAAAGGTCGTAAGGATTTCCTAACACTACGTCAGAAAGTTGTAAAGATACAG GCTCATGTGAGAGGATATCACGTTAGGAAGAATTACAAGGTGATCTGTTGGGCTGTTGGCATTCTAGACAAGGTTATACTGCGGTGGCGCCGAAGAGGAGCTGGTTTGCGAGGTTTTCGGCCTGAATCAGAGCCCATTGATGAAAATGAGGATGAAGACATTCGTAAGGCGTTCCGCAGGCAGAAAGTGGATGGAGCCATTAATGAGGCTGTATCAAGGGTGCTGTCCATGGTGGAGTCTCCCGAAGCACGTGAACAATATCACCGCGTGCTTGAAAGATTCCATCAAGCTAAG CAATCACATTTCAGACATGATTCAGCATTTGAGGCGGATTAG